The sequence aaactaagattttcgtggttaaacATTTCTTAACTATAggtcaaaaatattatcgttgtatgtacGGTAatacgaaaatcttagtttaaaatctttaattactaACCGGTACGGCCCGGAATAtgtgagtcccgtcgtgaccacgatccatgcaactgggtttagattatttttgttatttaaactctttattagtagttagtttacgagtcccttaaactttacgatccgcaGAATCGATATCGTACCTTTAGATCGCGTCTAACGTCGTTAGAcgtcacataagagttcgtgaaacattttttttttggaaatcaccaaaatgaaaacgggcatttaTATAACCAAATTTACCGACAAAGTTATCTTTATCCCAATGAACACTTGAATCAAACTTTAATGGCTAAAGATTGGGAAACACTGCCTTGATATtacatacaatatatttatcaaaataaaaatctcaatTTGTTCAAATCACACATTGATTGCCTTCACATTTTcccttaataaattattattattaatttaaaagcaaCACTCGCTTGGGCAGTATAAATAGTTAAttgatttattgtttaattacaattattataatattccttATCTATTTAGTATCCACCAATGAATATTGGAACTTAcctggaaaaataaaatatgacacttcaattctgttatataattaaattccaTAAACTACTGCATTCTCACTTGgcggtgagtgatgatgcagtatgagtggtagcgggataacctatAAAATAAAGCAGTTATACGATTTAACCCCTACCACGGTTTCTACATGAAATCgcaacggaacgctaaatcgctaagcggtaCGTCTTCGGCGGTggaatggtaactagccacggccgaagtcttcCACTAGACCtgatcagagaaaattcggaaaaaataaattcccctgccgggaatcgaacccaggacctcaaacttaaaaccaaagcgctcaccgctgcgccaagcaGGTGGTGTTTTCCAGTAATTAAccacaattaaaaattaattgtaattaaaaagccaaaaaatatggttataaaaaaaaaaatacttacaattcACAATTCAACTAATTCTGTGGGTTTTGCGGCTTGGCGAAGGAGAACCTTGGCAGTGATATGCCAAACTTGGTCTCCAGGCCGGTGAGCACCGGCATGGCGACCTGGTACCCGCCGATGTGGTGAGGTTTTCTGACCGCCTCTTCTATGggtgttgatattgtttgttcCGAACCCGCGGGTCGACTGTAAGAAAAAATCTATCTGAGtgctttgtaaataataaataactaaaaaattatactacgacaatacacacatcgcctctagccccaacgtaagtgtagcttgtgttatgggtactaagatgactgatgaatatttttatgaataatatgtacataaatactgaaaaacattcatgttaatcacgcaattttccagttgtgggaatcgaacccacggacttagAAAACAGGGTTggcgcccactgcgccagtgggCCGTCAATGCGTCAGTCGGTTTATAAATGGTGCATGCTGCTCAAATTACAGATTTATACTAAAAAGTATGGCGGAATGTTTCAAAAACTGGCGTAAGATCTCAATCGTCATCGTTGGTCTCAATCGTCTGATGACCCGGTATAGTTTGCCAttcttttcattaattttaatattttatgtttgacgataattattttactttaaagaaaattattatattggtattttaatttttatttatttgtatttaaatacaagTGACATTACgtgaaatataacataatttctttattcataatataaatataggcaTAGCGTAGGCATCGATGTAAGTACATGAATACATTTGGTTATGAGGATAAATATTTCACAGAAATTCACCTCAAATATACCAAGCGCCACCTCTTAGAATACTCATAAACTAATACGGGCCGCGAGTGGACTAtgtcatattttttgttattagaaAAATACGGCATAACCATGCTAGAACGGCTAAACGAAAATACCCACGGAAAAGTCTTTTTTTGATTGTTGTATTCAGTTAAATCGTTCTGTCATGTCGGCAATACAAGGTTACCTAGTTAGGCCTTTTAGTCAAAAGTCGGTGCCATTTTGATAGATATAAAACGCTATTTTCTTAGTGCTTCTTTGGTTCAAAATTGAATAACATTGGTGCCATTATGTTTGTCCaagcaatgggttgatatgataaatccAAAGGGATATCAGAATTCCCTCACGGATCTCGAacattctaataataataaaatcttttatttgggataaaaacaacacataggaattaacatataaggtacgagttacacaaaaaaaaaaaaagttatcattaacaaaataaacttttaaaaaaaataaaagaaaggatcttaaaattaggttacaaaataaatatgctaaaacaaacaaatatagttccctgtcggcagtgacatatctgtggtgttgttctAGAGACTGTTAcgttatgattaaaataatgtactcacGATCCTCCAAAATCGACGTAGAATAGACGCTGTAggatttcgtatgtaacaagaGTAACGGCGAACTGTGGCGACGAACGGAACACACGGGctgtaaaaattcaaaattcaaaattcatttattcaaagtGAGGTTTCGATATCAAGTTCGGAAAAACGCCAAAAATAAAAAGGggttaaaatgtttgtttcttttttgtcaGCTAACGAGCTAGTAACGCGAAACTGAAGTAACAATGAGCGGATAGCTCGGAGAAAAGATGGACGTTGTGttcccaaagtgctggaatgaccccgcaccggtgaacgcagcgttggtccaGCGGACTGTTtcggaactctctacaaaagactaactatgtccagcagtggacgtcgatcggTTGAAgggacgatgacgatgatgaactaACTTGATGCCCGCCAACCTGAACTGGAGCTGGAGATCGAAGAACGgagttcaaaatttataaattgaaaataggGTGTCGCGTCATTTGCCGTGATGGCACATGGGTCGATTTCACTGCGGTCCATAAAAAATCTGACGCGCAACGTTTATCTCTGGGGACTTACTACGAATATTATTGACGTTTGGTTAtagaattataatattgtgtttAAAGCGGTGTTAGTGAGGCGGTGGTAGAAATCCCCAGGTCCGGTTAGCGAGTTTACGAGTTTACGAGTTACGGAGTCCACAATACGTACTTTAAAAAACACTTGTTATGTTTAATCATAATGGATAAAAATCATGATTTGTACCTATAGCACCCTTCCAGAATGCTCTGGCACCTTCCTCCGCGTAGATCTTTCTCGTCGCGTCTATTACTCCGTTATAAGTCGTTTGTCCGGATCGGGCCACTACCTGTAATTTAATtacaagaatataaataaaaaaatatatatatatatataattgcgtAAGCATCGATATATCCATATGAATACATATGGTTACGAGGATAAATATTTCACACTAATTCACCCCACATATAAATAAGCGCCACCTATTAGAATACTCATGAACTACGTCCATCTACGTACTCATGTCCGGGAGTGAACTATGTCGTATTTCTTGTTATCGGGAAAAAACAGCATGACCATATTAGAACGGCTATACTGAAATACCCACGGACAGGTCTTCGTCTCACAAACcggagaaaaaaagaaaaaaaaaaaaaacaggtctTCGCTCGCTCGCTTGTAGTATTCAGTTAAATCGTTCTGTCACGTCGGCAATACAAGGTTACATAGTTAGGCTTTAAAGTCAAAATTTGGTGCCATTTCGTCTGTCCCATTCTCAATGTAATAAGTCTATGTGTGTAGTACCTATGATAGATATAAAACGTTTCTCCTAGTACCTCTTTGGTTCAATTGGATAACATTTCGCTAAGAAATATTCCTGAGGGGGGTGAAAGTTTGTGTCAACTTTATACAACTCTCACCCCCGTTGGTCCACaccaagttagctcttgactgcaatctcaccagctggtaagtgataatgcagtatttgatggtaacggactaactgttaggggaataaataaataaataaataaataaataaatatactacgacaatacacacatcgccatctagccccgaagtaagcgtagcttgtgttatgggtactgagatagctgatgaatatttttttatgaatataatacacataaatacttataatatacagatgaacacccagacactgaaaaacattcatgttcatcacacaaacactctccagttgtgggaatcgaacccacggcctgaatggcagttatatttaactcatacccccaatcggtttctatgcaacatcgcatcggaacgctttatggcttagcggcacgtctttgtcggtagggtggcaactagccacggccaaagcctcccacaagattAGACAAGACAATATcgagatattataaatttccgcTGTCGGGGATAGAAACCGGGACCATCCACTTAAGACctcaccgctgtgccagggGGTGGTCAAAAGTCTCGGTTATGATTATTAGGTAGTCGATgaagaaattaatatataacattatatattttaagtatattattttataacaaattatcaaatgaaatctttgagatgcctctcaataagttcaaagtttatataaaacgtaagcttacagaaaaatcatattataatattaaggattacttgaacgataaaaaaggttgggtgtgaattgctctagcttcatagcttaatataaataaactgtgagatggtgataacaaaaaaaaaataccagataaaagtttgttgtgggctcttcttagaccagggcgcgtttggaaccctcgtagctttaggtttaagttggcgtacgaagttatcaccatccccatacaattatgtaaacatttatgtatgaacgcttcataagtgcctgtgataggcctacatgaataaagaaattttgaatttgaatttgaaatatgtCCCTTAGTCTACTTACTTGTAGCCTAGTTTTGATGACGTCAGCGGGTGTGACTAATGAAGCCGCCGGGACGCCGGCGATAGCTCCAGCAGCTAACAGTGTCAACGGGTGATTATATCCATTTTCGTCCGCGAACTTCGCCTAAAaacataaactaaaattaagttttaacttgtttgtgttttgttgactaagatttaatataacatagAGCATGGGTTTTTCTTGTTAAAAAACCAGGGCTATCTAAAACAGACAGATCGGTAAGATAttcgaaattatatatatatttattatatattatcgaTATATTCGAAATTGGTATGCTTTGATTTTTACATTAAGTCTTTTCTGTCCAACTTAAGCGTATCGGCTATTGCAGTtcgttaaatggtgccagcagcgtctaTATTCGAACCAGCTTTTAACAGTCACTCACTCGTTCTGTTTATATTGGAAATATGGCTTCTTTATATTGGAAAACTAGCGCGCGGAAATCAAAGGAATATAAGTAATTTAGACAACATACCTTAACATGAGCATACGCAGGGAAATAAATAGCGCTGAATGGTACATCTCTCAATAGGCAGGCCCTCGCGCCTTTGTATAGGCCGAAAAGTCCTAAGTCCTTGACTACCGACCAGGCGCGAACCTTGCTAGCGGCCGCGATTTCGCCCGCCACTTGTAGTCGGATTTTCACTATTTCTAGGGGATTTGTGAATACTACTTGAGATGCGCCAGCCTGTTGAAAagagatatagataaaaaatacattagcgCTAATATTATAGCACTTCAATAATTGGTGCCCATTCGACGCAGATTTTCatgtttatcaatttataaGTAGTACGTCAATATTGCCAAGAAATTCATCGCTTACTTTACAGagttattagtaaaataaaagacaaattGTCCATTTAACAGAGCTGAATAAGCAGTATCATAGTTTTTGTCAAGAGATGTTTGTAAAGAGGTTCTAGCCTAGAGGTGAGTCCTTCGGCTACATTTCGGGGGCGCACACGCACCTCTGTTTTTATGTGCGTTGTTTTAAACAAgtaaaacatcgcgaggaaacctacatgcctgagagttctccgtaatgttctcaaaagcgtgtgaagccCTCCAATACgtactgggtcagcgtggtggaccatttcataaacccttctcactatTGGagtagacccatgccctgtagtgggccagtaatgggttgatataatgaataCACAAATAGCATGACGGAAATAGTGTAtgtcaaaacaaaataaataaagcatgcCACTTTTTATTACTTCACTAAAGTATAATTACTGTTGAAACTGTTGAAGGTTTGATTGCGACCAACAGGCatgtcaatttaaaaaatttacatcagGTTTAATAAACTTCTACTCACACATGCGCCAGCAATAATTTCTGCGTGCAGGGCAATATTTCCATTCTTGTCCATAAACTTATCGCGAACTAAATCGTTCATCTGTAATTTAACacggtattttattaatatataaaatggattaaataaaacgttaataAATATGCCCAAATCCATCCAGCGACTTGGGCTAAGATCGCCGGCAATCCATCACCGCAAAAAATCTGTTAGCTCCCAACAGTTTACGTATAAATTCTCCATGCAATAACCTCTTACTAACGAGCCAGACGGTTTTTTACATCAATGGCAAGGTTAGTCTTTTCTCTAGTTTGAACTGACTATATCTTGGGGGCTGGTCTTCTGCAGCAGACAAATAAGGACGACCTTTAATCTGAttacttcaaaattcaaaaccaTCAATCAATCTTGAGACTGGTCTGGCCGTTCTTCTGCAGCAGACGGATAAGGATGACTTTGAAACAGACTACTTGAATATTCAAGGACGTAGACCAATCTTGAGACTTGTCTTTAACAGCAGACCGTTACGTACGACCTTAAAGCGGACTACTTGAATATTCAAGGACATAGACCAATCTCGAGACTTGTCTTTAACAGCAGACCGTTACGTACGACCTTGAAGCGGACTTCTTGAATATTCAAGGACATAAATCAATTTTGGGGCTATAGTTGCATATTCAAGGATCAATCTTGGGGCTGGTCTGGATGGTCTTTTACAGAAAACAAATACGAACGACCATGAAGCATACTACTTGATTTAAGGTCATCCTTTGTAAAAAccttattatttcattttacttaCAGTCAACTTGATGGCTTTCTCTGGCGCTACACCGATCAATTGTGGGACCAGTCCTCTGTAAAGACCGAACATGCCTTCGTGCCGGATGACCTTCTTGAAGCAGTCCCATGAGTTCCGATACGCCACTTCACCGATAAAGGAGCCAGTTCTCTGATTTTGCATTCGAGTCTTCACCAGATCTATCGGGTACACCGCCGATGCTCCCACAGCTAAAATCGAATATTTcaagaattaaaaattgtaatgaaataaaggGAAAAATCTTCGTTATccgcagcgtcctctgtgctagtacaatcatctactgcgatcaccaacccgatCAAAGGGAGATGCGTTTAgaggattaaattaaaaatttaaaaattaaaaaaattaacaatatttatttcgtttcgtacagcaaaataatacattgaaattggggtcatcctagtaagttactaaATTAAAACGTATTGGCACAAATCATCACCCTTATCTGACTGGTGGTCATATGTCTCTCATACAAGATCTGTTTCAAAGCTGATTGGTACACTTTAGATATAACTGATGCCGATGGCTTGAGGGAACTCCAAAGGTTAGGGCTTTCTATGCAACGCTACGGCTACTCTATACAGGCTATAGAGGAAATCTAACAATAACTTTTAAGAATACTTGCCACCAGCTATAGAACCAAGGGTGAACCTATATGTGCTCTCGAGGATTTGAATGAAAACACCTCTCTCTTCAGGGCTCTGAAACAAACGTAACCGTATATTCATCTAATTTCTCTAATTTTTTAGGGATATTAGTTAATGAGATGCTTTCAAGCGCTTGAGGAAAATCGTGTCTGTTGGCAGCATCCAAATGCATTATGGATTAGAACTAGAACTACAAAACGGATCAAGTATATCAAATAAAGTTGTATAATGATGTCATAGCCAAGGCTTTCACAGCTCTTGCTCTTAGGGTCAGTCGGGGATGTGCTGTGTATATTTTGAGCTCTCAATTATCAGGGAAATCACGGATTCATAGTTTTTGCAGTTTGTACCCGGAGAGAAACAATTATTTGTGTATACACGAAAACAGTTGAATAAGACTTTTGAAGAATCATGCTGTTATCTCTTTAAGAGATGGTCCGTATAGCGTTTGGACATAAGaaatacatttcaatttttttttcgttagtaCGGCTGCATTAAGCTCGGAGGACTTTGGAGTCCTAAGGTTGTATAGAGCGGCGATTCCGCAGCGGAAAGCGTTGCATAGCAAAATGCACTAGATGGATTATAAGAGAACCGTTGGACAAGACCGCCGAATTTAGAAATTCCCAGAAAACACCAATATCCAGCAGTGTAACGATGGATACAGCGTGCTATTTATACAAGGTTCGCGTCAAAACAAATTTGGCGTACTCCGGAGGAAAACTGAAGTTTCCGCTACTAATAAATGTGAAcgactttataataatttacttaagggCACTGAGACTGATATATCTGAGCCGGCCATTATTGTGAGCACACGTTGAGCTTACTTACGCAAGCGATTGATTTGTATCCCCTTATTGACCTATTTTTCCCATCCAATTCGATGGGATTTGCCAATACATCTAAAGAAAAACAATCACTATACGATCGTTCTAAAATTTATGGCGGTTTGTTCACTTCGGAAAGGCAAATCGTCTATTTCTACGGACTCTAAAATCAGTGCGGAAAGCAGATTTTATCATAAAGAAGCAGCAAAAAACTCAGAGGttgtagttttaaatataaacgtTGTTAAATTTAGATGGATCGGTCATAATTCAATCTTGTTTTACATTAAAGCGGAGATACGACCTCGAAGCTCTAGATAACGGAGAACGAGTagtagcgttctctgtgctGCTACAACTACCGTTTATCATTTAGCGATCACCAACCAGTCCGcgtagcgtggtgattatgggttgggagaggcctttaacttaaaatcttacattacaattaatatttagttagttatgttttagtttcACTTTACTTTAgtcaagcagtggactgttagacTGATATAGATGATAgactgataaatatatattagttatatataaggctatatagatatgtattagttatatttaaccatAAAACATCAActtattaaatatgttaaaaaaatggttaaaatttatAGATTGGTAGCACTAAAATTACCCTAGAAAAACCCACTCTACAAAAGATTTCTATACTGACatggaaaagttttatttatgtgtttggCAATAtctaaatgattgtaaatggtTTGAGCAAAACTTGCCACTAAATTATCTATTGGGGTATAACAAAATGAGTATTAATGTCGTtgagtttatattattagaattgataaaaataacaaagcttatgtaagaataattaaatttgatcAAAGTAAACGAATGGTGAGCGAGACGTTGGCTTTTATTATCCACTTAAACTCTTTGTTTTAGTTACAATTATAACGTTAGTATTAACGGGACACGGTTAGTATTCTCATTATCGTCTTACATCAGCACCCCTAAAATCCATCACATGTTAAGTAGTATACATGTGTTCATTTTACTACAGtagtgataacaaaatagaaataattttaaaataccttaTGTACTAATCcgaatattttattgcttagcTAAATAAAATTGTACCGTCGCCGCGCCGCCTTGCTCgcgtttttttgtttcttaataCATCAAACAATAAATTACAGGCATTGGGTAATGGACGCCATTGTAAGACGATAAAAATTTAGCCTTAAACACTTAGGTACATAAACCGATTAAACATCCGAATATTTTTAGATGACCAACTCGCTCCTCTTAGAAGAAACTATATAGCTCATACAAATGAAAAGTTCAAAGAAAAAATAGCCAAGACATCACTGTGAAAAGAAAGAACATAGAAACCATATAGAAACTTCATAAACTCCAATGTTACTCACCAGGATGCGTTCCAAAAAGTTTCCTAATCGAAAAGGCTCTTTTATCATATTTACCTCCTCCTTTAAATAAGCGTTGAAAGAAAGAGAGAAACAAACAGCGATAAGTTAGTGAtgtttcccaaaaaaaaaacccctaacTATTAAACTGATAAATTAAGTTGTCGAATACGTTTATGAACATTGTACGTATTTAGTTGGACAGGACATCGCAATTGGACTGATGTCAAGTAAAATCCGAGGTTTATAACTCTAGGCAATTTTCTATAAGATAATTCCACcctatgttattttataagtttttttacgtgtctttttattttttggtataaTAAGAGTTTTATTATCGGGTACGTGAAGATGTAGCCTACGATGGTTCTATCTAACCTGTTGGTGCTATATTAGTTATACTAAGCCCAACTCCTAATTGGACGAAGAGTAGACAATTACTGCAATGCACATTtgttagataatattttttaaaggtaGAAGGCGCTGATGGTTTAATCGTATTttttcaatacttattattcAAAGTTTTGTTTAGAATTTCTAATGACCCGATGCTGTGATGGTATTTGACCTGCTAAAAATATGCTACTTCacattttttactatttttatttgactgtataatttattttgcagGTTTGTGAATGAACtgtgtgtataatataaaaacgtgatttaaaataaatgatgagTATATTTCACGTCTATATATCTCGCTAGATGACAAAGAAAATATCCCATAACCTCATGAATTgtgaaaaatagtaataattttattcatttggaATTAGGTCGCCTAGAGTCGCTTTTGAGGTATTAACAGAGGTGTGGGACGATGGTAGCATGTAATCGAGATATACCTCGACGCActtcatatttaataaattggaTAGAAACCTTTCAACTTTCGTAGTTTTGCTTCAGCGTAAAGATTTAAGTTATGCTAGAAGGATTTTGACGCCTTAAGTTAATTGTAATAAGttaatacttaaattaatcCAAAGTCTTCAGATAATAGATTGAATTAAATATTGCTAACTTTATCCACCGAGAAGTACGTACATCCATCAACTTTCTATTAACTGCACTTTACAAGATAACGTCTTACTGAGACTAAGATCTATAGAACGTACTCAGTCGCGTGCAATTCAGACTTTTTGCTTTATGCCTAGCCTGGTCAAAAACTCAGTTTGTGCCATTAAACGTATTTTGGAATTTGCTGACTTTACATAGTGTTAAAACGAGAAGGACACATAACTGTGTACGGgacaaaactgtttttttaagtcAAGGTTAAAGACACACTCATACACACTTTAGATCTCAATCTCAGGTGCCTTAGTAAAAGATTTGAAGCCTCGCAACCGTggagtcattttcgagtatcgaGACACAATAACGTCAAAATACAATGGACCTAATGATACTGATTTTAGGGTCGCAAATTTTTTGATTCTACATTACCAAAATTCCGCAAAAACGGTGCCCAAAAAACTGTggacgaatttgagctttaaaaaaggttcattaggttcattttactctgacgtcaCTGTGTTTCGAATCTTATACGTGCAGTAATTTACTAAATTTTTGGCCGCCTTCATATGAACTTTCATACATAGTGTGTCAATATTTCATCAATTATCTATAAGAAAATATTGACACACTACAACACCAAGGTTTACTGGAAATGCGCTCTGATGGCTTTATC comes from Pararge aegeria chromosome 9, ilParAegt1.1, whole genome shotgun sequence and encodes:
- the LOC120626226 gene encoding calcium-binding mitochondrial carrier protein Aralar1 isoform X3, which gives rise to MDKDGYISFSEFQAFEGLLCVPDALYKTAFQLFDTNGNGLVAFDEFAEVMQKTALNKKLPFNMESTFVRLYFGKDKKRLVTYPEFSQFLHDFHEEYGVEAFKKCDKDGSGFITAADFRDIMLSIKNHLLTKELKTKVIMASGFPQGERKISFPYYMAFTSLLNNMELIKRVYLNATNGHRTQEVTKEEFLHSAQMMSQVTPLEVDILFTLCDMIHQTNGRIIYNDLNSITPEQYFKHVTRRVAEIKAVSSPEERGVFIQILESTYRFTLGSIAGAVGASAVYPIDLVKTRMQNQRTGSFIGEVAYRNSWDCFKKVIRHEGMFGLYRGLVPQLIGVAPEKAIKLTMNDLVRDKFMDKNGNIALHAEIIAGACAGASQVVFTNPLEIVKIRLQVAGEIAAASKVRAWSVVKDLGLFGLYKGARACLLRDVPFSAIYFPAYAHVKAKFADENGYNHPLTLLAAGAIAGVPAASLVTPADVIKTRLQVVARSGQTTYNGVIDATRKIYAEEGARAFWKGAIARVFRSSPQFAVTLVTYEILQRLFYVDFGGSRPAGSEQTISTPIEEAVRKPHHIGGYQVAMPVLTGLETKFGISLPRFSFAKPQNPQN
- the LOC120626226 gene encoding calcium-binding mitochondrial carrier protein Aralar1 isoform X2 produces the protein MTLTRGAGYLKRADTDRLYEIFLKYATLEKNGEKHISSEDFVRKFLGLFGEDDYNKESVQLIAGIVDMDKDGYISFSEFQAFEGLLCVPDALYKTAFQLFDTNGNGLVAFDEFAEVMQKTALNKKLPFNMESTFVRLYFGKDKKRLVTYPEFSQFLHDFHEEYGVEAFKKCDKDGSGFITAADFRDIMLSIKNHLLTKELKTKVIMASGFPQGERKISFPYYMAFTSLLNNMELIKRVYLNATNGHRTQEVTKEEFLHSAQMMSQVTPLEVDILFTLCDMIHQTNGRIIYNDLNSITPEQYFKHVTRRVAEIKAVSSPEERGVFIQILESTYRFTLGSIAGAVGASAVYPIDLVKTRMQNQRTGSFIGEVAYRNSWDCFKKVIRHEGMFGLYRGLVPQLIGVAPEKAIKLTMNDLVRDKFMDKNGNIALHAEIIAGACAGASQVVFTNPLEIVKIRLQVAGEIAAASKVRAWSVVKDLGLFGLYKGARACLLRDVPFSAIYFPAYAHVKAKFADENGYNHPLTLLAAGAIAGVPAASLVTPADVIKTRLQVVARSGQTTYNGVIDATRKIYAEEGARAFWKGAIARVFRSSPQFAVTLVTYEILQRLFYVDFGGSRPAGSEQTISTPIEEAVRKPHHIGGYQVAMPVLTGLETKFGISLPRFSFAKPQNPQN
- the LOC120626226 gene encoding calcium-binding mitochondrial carrier protein Aralar1 isoform X1 — encoded protein: MFKFLSNSLITQASCQEGAGYLKRADTDRLYEIFLKYATLEKNGEKHISSEDFVRKFLGLFGEDDYNKESVQLIAGIVDMDKDGYISFSEFQAFEGLLCVPDALYKTAFQLFDTNGNGLVAFDEFAEVMQKTALNKKLPFNMESTFVRLYFGKDKKRLVTYPEFSQFLHDFHEEYGVEAFKKCDKDGSGFITAADFRDIMLSIKNHLLTKELKTKVIMASGFPQGERKISFPYYMAFTSLLNNMELIKRVYLNATNGHRTQEVTKEEFLHSAQMMSQVTPLEVDILFTLCDMIHQTNGRIIYNDLNSITPEQYFKHVTRRVAEIKAVSSPEERGVFIQILESTYRFTLGSIAGAVGASAVYPIDLVKTRMQNQRTGSFIGEVAYRNSWDCFKKVIRHEGMFGLYRGLVPQLIGVAPEKAIKLTMNDLVRDKFMDKNGNIALHAEIIAGACAGASQVVFTNPLEIVKIRLQVAGEIAAASKVRAWSVVKDLGLFGLYKGARACLLRDVPFSAIYFPAYAHVKAKFADENGYNHPLTLLAAGAIAGVPAASLVTPADVIKTRLQVVARSGQTTYNGVIDATRKIYAEEGARAFWKGAIARVFRSSPQFAVTLVTYEILQRLFYVDFGGSRPAGSEQTISTPIEEAVRKPHHIGGYQVAMPVLTGLETKFGISLPRFSFAKPQNPQN